One window of Helicobacter winghamensis ATCC BAA-430 genomic DNA carries:
- a CDS encoding branched-chain amino acid ABC transporter permease → MDILTFFQQCINGLSLGSMYALIAIGYTMVYGCLRLINFAHADIMMVGAFLVFFAVNAFGIPFYVSAILAVILCGILGVLIDKIAYTPLRSAPRISMLITAIGVSFFLENVFNVFFGSTPRFFSAPEFFMQPIAIFGVSLTAITIIVPVVTLVLLVLLLRFLHYTKQGMAIRASAFDINTVRLMGINVNNIIALVFAIGSMLAGIGGIFYAISYPTIDPLMGVLIGLKAFAAAVLGGIGSVGGAVLGGFILGFTEVMAVALFPELGGYKDAFAFLFLILVLLFRPIGIMGDWRLEKSRF, encoded by the coding sequence TTGGATATTTTAACCTTTTTTCAACAGTGTATTAATGGTTTGAGTTTAGGCAGTATGTATGCGCTCATTGCTATTGGCTACACGATGGTGTATGGCTGTTTGCGTCTTATTAATTTTGCACACGCAGATATTATGATGGTGGGTGCATTTTTAGTATTTTTTGCAGTGAATGCTTTTGGAATTCCTTTTTATGTTTCAGCAATTCTTGCTGTTATACTCTGTGGAATCTTAGGGGTTTTGATTGATAAAATCGCTTACACACCTTTGAGAAGTGCGCCTAGAATTTCAATGCTAATTACTGCAATTGGCGTGAGCTTCTTTTTAGAGAATGTGTTTAATGTTTTCTTTGGTTCAACACCTAGATTTTTTAGTGCGCCTGAGTTTTTTATGCAACCTATCGCAATTTTTGGCGTGAGTTTAACGGCAATCACTATTATTGTACCTGTGGTAACGCTCGTTTTGCTCGTTTTGCTCTTGCGCTTTTTACATTACACAAAGCAAGGAATGGCGATTCGTGCAAGTGCATTTGATATCAACACTGTGCGTTTAATGGGGATAAATGTGAATAATATCATCGCTCTTGTGTTTGCTATTGGGAGTATGCTTGCTGGAATTGGTGGAATCTTTTATGCGATTTCTTATCCAACTATTGATCCTTTAATGGGCGTGCTAATAGGACTTAAAGCTTTTGCGGCTGCTGTGCTTGGGGGGATTGGAAGTGTTGGTGGTGCTGTGCTTGGAGGTTTCATTTTAGGTTTTACGGAAGTTATGGCAGTTGCGTTATTTCCGGAACTTGGTGGCTATAAAGATGCGTTTGCATTTTTATTTCTGATTTTAGTGTTGCTATTCCGCCCTATTGGAATTATGGGCGATTGGCGTTTAGAAAAAAGTCGTTTTTAG
- a CDS encoding ABC transporter substrate-binding protein, with amino-acid sequence MRKAILAMSLACGMLVGTLNAETIKIGVVLPISGAVGGFGELGKRGIDLAYKAQSKTKNGDSIELIFIDNKSDKIESANAMQKLVSSDKVSVVIGPMISTNALAMTKIADDSKTPLISPVATNDRVTKGKKFVSRVSFADSFQGIIAANLAYKDLGLKKAAVLFDNSSDYSIGLARAFKNQFKKLGGEIVIEANAQAGTKDFKAQISSIKAKNPDILYLPIYYNEGALIAVQAKQLGLSVPTIGGDGLVSNKIFFDVAKDAGNGYMVTDYYSTSAKQTPKGEQFMKDYEVTYKEPVSTFSAMLADAYGIALQAIEACGAKDRECINEKIRNVQNYEGIGGNVSLNNGEAVRSAVINEVKDGKLIYKTTVNP; translated from the coding sequence ATGAGAAAAGCAATATTAGCAATGTCCTTGGCGTGTGGGATGTTGGTAGGCACTTTAAATGCAGAGACTATTAAAATTGGTGTTGTGTTACCTATTAGTGGTGCAGTTGGTGGTTTTGGAGAGTTAGGAAAGCGTGGAATTGATTTAGCTTACAAAGCACAAAGCAAAACAAAAAATGGTGATTCCATTGAGTTAATTTTCATTGATAATAAAAGTGATAAGATTGAATCAGCAAATGCAATGCAAAAGCTTGTTTCAAGTGATAAGGTGAGTGTTGTAATTGGTCCTATGATTTCTACAAATGCTCTTGCGATGACAAAAATTGCTGATGACTCTAAAACGCCTTTGATTTCCCCTGTGGCGACAAATGATAGAGTAACAAAGGGTAAAAAGTTTGTTTCTCGTGTAAGTTTTGCAGATAGCTTTCAAGGGATTATTGCTGCAAATCTAGCTTATAAAGATTTAGGGCTCAAAAAAGCTGCAGTTTTGTTTGATAATAGCAGTGATTATTCTATTGGTCTTGCGCGTGCGTTTAAAAATCAGTTTAAAAAATTAGGTGGAGAGATTGTGATTGAAGCTAATGCGCAAGCAGGAACAAAGGATTTTAAAGCACAAATCTCAAGCATTAAAGCAAAAAATCCTGATATTTTGTATTTACCGATTTATTACAATGAGGGTGCATTAATTGCTGTGCAAGCAAAACAGCTTGGTTTAAGTGTGCCAACAATTGGTGGCGATGGACTTGTTTCTAATAAGATTTTCTTTGATGTTGCTAAAGATGCAGGCAATGGCTATATGGTAACAGATTATTATTCAACAAGTGCAAAACAAACACCAAAGGGTGAGCAGTTTATGAAAGATTATGAGGTGACTTACAAAGAGCCTGTAAGCACATTTAGTGCAATGTTAGCAGATGCATATGGAATCGCTTTGCAAGCAATTGAAGCGTGTGGAGCTAAAGATAGAGAATGCATCAATGAAAAAATTCGCAATGTTCAAAATTATGAGGGAATTGGCGGTAATGTGTCTTTAAATAATGGTGAAGCTGTGCGCAGCGCAGTTATTAATGAAGTCAAAGATGGCAAACTAATCTATAAAACAACAGTTAATCCTTAA
- a CDS encoding YceI family protein, giving the protein MKKFVLVSSLVAALSFPALAAPYAIDVANSKVGFSVKHVKITKVDGVFKNFSANIDYDSATKSFKVLDGEIDMTSVNTENTKRDAHLQAPDMFDAKKFPKMFFKMTKYEAGKIYGDLTIKEVTKPVVLTSKEVLNGKTLDVTAQTMIKRSEFGLEWGSIFKDNAVSDEVEITLNLKANAQ; this is encoded by the coding sequence ATGAAAAAGTTTGTCTTGGTTTCAAGTTTGGTAGCAGCACTTAGTTTTCCAGCTTTAGCAGCCCCATATGCAATAGATGTGGCAAATTCTAAAGTAGGTTTTAGTGTGAAACATGTAAAAATCACAAAAGTTGATGGAGTGTTTAAAAATTTTAGTGCGAATATTGATTATGATAGTGCAACTAAGAGCTTTAAAGTGCTTGATGGAGAAATTGATATGACTTCTGTGAATACAGAAAATACAAAGCGTGATGCACATTTGCAAGCTCCAGATATGTTTGATGCAAAAAAATTTCCTAAAATGTTTTTTAAGATGACAAAATATGAAGCAGGAAAGATTTATGGGGATTTAACAATCAAAGAAGTTACAAAACCAGTCGTGCTAACAAGCAAAGAAGTTTTAAATGGCAAAACGCTTGATGTAACTGCACAAACTATGATCAAGCGTTCAGAATTTGGACTAGAGTGGGGCAGTATTTTTAAAGATAATGCAGTTAGTGATGAGGTAGAAATTACATTAAACCTAAAAGCAAATGCACAATAA
- a CDS encoding thioredoxin domain-containing protein, producing the protein MQTLLKYVLSLFFPLVLSTQFLQAEDLKEGSDFITLQKPLNAPKNSIIELFNVSCPHCASISKVLPNLFSFLPSEVIFMPYHIITSAPFSSQASEMLAVSLSLDKTQKLSPKDSNSNFKRVLDSYFNANFTQRKHFKDAGSFISYGLNAINISEEVFNSTLKESHTQELLQAWKEATQYANIQGVPSFIINGKYLILAQGLKSEEDFIYKVDYLLGL; encoded by the coding sequence ATGCAAACACTCTTAAAATATGTATTGAGCTTGTTCTTCCCTCTTGTATTAAGCACTCAATTTCTCCAAGCTGAAGACTTAAAAGAAGGAAGTGATTTTATTACGCTGCAAAAACCTCTTAATGCTCCAAAAAACAGTATTATAGAGCTCTTTAATGTAAGTTGCCCACACTGTGCTAGCATAAGCAAGGTTTTACCCAATCTTTTTTCCTTTCTTCCTAGTGAAGTTATCTTTATGCCTTATCATATTATTACAAGCGCACCCTTTAGCTCCCAAGCTTCAGAGATGTTAGCTGTTAGTCTAAGCTTAGATAAAACACAAAAGCTTTCTCCAAAAGATTCTAACTCTAATTTTAAGCGCGTTTTGGATTCCTATTTCAATGCAAACTTCACACAAAGAAAACACTTCAAAGATGCAGGATCCTTTATTAGCTATGGTCTAAATGCAATTAATATTTCCGAAGAAGTTTTTAATTCCACATTAAAAGAATCCCACACACAAGAGCTTCTACAAGCTTGGAAAGAAGCTACACAATATGCAAATATACAAGGTGTGCCAAGTTTTATTATTAATGGCAAATATCTAATTCTAGCGCAAGGCTTAAAAAGTGAAGAAGATTTCATCTATAAAGTGGATTATTTATTAGGGCTTTAA
- a CDS encoding DUF5666 domain-containing protein, which produces MKTLKFFGALATAAILATSAMADYDFDVQGQISAVDDANKTVTITGPSGSLTIKVLPYTEIKGDDCGAFGQDIYGSFKDLTVGKFVKIEAVPYGGYNAYNPNNSQAINPATGLPKDMQLTAKEIEWKCYPRAY; this is translated from the coding sequence ATGAAAACCTTAAAATTTTTTGGAGCACTAGCGACAGCAGCGATTTTAGCAACTTCAGCCATGGCAGATTATGACTTTGATGTGCAAGGACAAATTTCGGCAGTAGATGATGCAAATAAAACAGTTACCATCACAGGACCAAGCGGTTCACTGACAATTAAAGTTTTGCCTTATACTGAAATCAAAGGGGATGATTGTGGTGCATTTGGACAAGATATATATGGCAGCTTTAAAGATTTAACCGTTGGAAAGTTTGTAAAAATTGAAGCTGTGCCTTATGGAGGTTACAACGCATATAACCCGAATAACTCCCAGGCGATCAACCCAGCAACTGGTCTTCCAAAAGATATGCAACTAACTGCAAAAGAAATTGAATGGAAATGCTATCCTAGAGCATACTAA
- the kpsS gene encoding capsule polysaccharide modification protein KpsS: MDLRKKLKQFSNKNILLLQGPIGDFFWRISKYLAGSNVYKINFNGGDFLFYPFKSINYRGDIEHLEGFYKNIFQAKNIQAIIMYNDCRRIHEIAIKVAKEMGIEVWIFEEGYIRPNFITFEKDGVNANSTLPKDRDFYLKYSPKEFKSKRFSGTFSKMAFFAFLYWLFAFLLGWYFNNTMHHRSLKLFDFLPWILSLLRKYKYQFTEKSVNTKILSLKQKYFLAILQVYNDTQISYHYNKTIERFIEETILSFANHAKAKSYLVFKHHPMDRGYKNYAKLIETLSLKFNVEGRVLYVHDLHLPTLLTNARGCVVINSTVGLSALYHNCPLKVVGRAFYDIDGLTYQGNLHSFWKECRSYKPSSRLHTRFRSYIIWKTQVNGSFYVGI; this comes from the coding sequence ATGGATCTAAGAAAAAAATTAAAACAATTTTCTAATAAAAATATTTTATTGTTGCAGGGTCCCATTGGAGATTTTTTTTGGAGAATTTCGAAATATCTTGCAGGCTCTAATGTTTATAAAATCAATTTTAATGGCGGAGATTTTTTATTTTATCCTTTTAAAAGTATAAATTATCGTGGTGATATAGAGCATCTTGAAGGGTTTTATAAAAATATTTTTCAAGCAAAGAATATCCAAGCTATCATTATGTACAATGACTGCAGAAGAATTCACGAGATTGCCATTAAAGTTGCTAAGGAGATGGGGATTGAAGTTTGGATTTTTGAAGAGGGATATATTCGTCCAAATTTTATTACTTTTGAAAAAGATGGAGTGAATGCTAATTCAACGCTACCAAAAGATAGAGATTTTTATCTAAAGTATTCCCCAAAAGAGTTTAAATCTAAGAGATTTTCAGGAACATTTTCAAAGATGGCTTTTTTTGCATTTTTGTATTGGCTTTTTGCCTTTTTATTGGGATGGTATTTTAATAATACAATGCACCATAGAAGCTTAAAGCTTTTTGATTTTTTGCCTTGGATTTTATCTTTACTTAGAAAATACAAATATCAATTTACAGAAAAAAGTGTGAATACAAAAATTTTATCGCTTAAGCAAAAATATTTTTTAGCAATTTTACAAGTGTATAATGATACACAAATTTCATATCATTATAATAAAACGATAGAGAGATTTATAGAAGAAACTATTTTGTCTTTTGCAAATCACGCAAAAGCAAAATCTTATTTGGTTTTTAAGCATCATCCTATGGACAGAGGATATAAAAATTACGCAAAGTTGATAGAGACTTTAAGTTTAAAATTTAATGTAGAAGGAAGAGTTTTGTATGTGCATGATTTGCATCTTCCAACTCTTCTAACAAATGCAAGGGGTTGTGTGGTAATTAATAGCACGGTGGGATTATCCGCGCTTTATCATAATTGTCCATTAAAAGTGGTTGGAAGAGCCTTTTATGATATTGATGGATTGACTTATCAGGGTAATTTACATTCTTTTTGGAAAGAATGCCGCTCATATAAACCAAGCTCAAGATTGCATACAAGATTTAGAAGTTACATTATTTGGAAAACGCAAGTCAATGGAAGCTTTTATGTGGGTATTTAA
- a CDS encoding capsular polysaccharide biosynthesis protein: MVFYSTSRQLIVNVKNFYCAILYKGCEKIQKNDIFLGWGRKKSGLKAIELAKKNNSSFLLLEDGFLRSLDLGVENSPSFSLVKDAVGIYYDATSESELERILNTYEFDDRFLTEASLAIKQIKHERLSKYNNNLSIPKDFFVGDESRILVITQVANDASLKYGLADSFSTLDLIDDAIRENPTSRIYIKIHPDVLSGKKTSDIDVNMIPKECVLLKENYNPIELLGYFKKVYTKTSGMGFEALMMGCECVCYGLPFYAGWGLTQDKLICNRRTKKRILEEVFAASYMLYSEYFNPYLGKKSDIFDTINTLAKYKKIEQNNSGNLYFLGFTLWKRWFIKPFFKAKNNRFFFLNSLEDLEKYPLTQVDKFFIWGGKFAKEDLIGVLQNLGVYNSEVYFVEDGFLRSVSLGSDLTRPFSLIVDSKGLYVDPNLPSDLEGILQNYNFNEGLIERAKSLRDNIVHHKFSKYNGLQHKDLKINTDKKIILIPAQVEDDASMLLGGMGYTTLLLLQEVREKNPEAFILYKPHPDVSSGNRKGLKDKKIILKYCDFILENVSIDSAILACDEVHTITSTSGFDALLREKKVFVYGLPFYAGWGLTQDKHRVTRRTRILKLEELVAGTLIVYPRYIHPKSKSLCEVEIALDIMLKIQRDYFSKIHVRLFVDFRTFILRKIRRVLEFIIKNGSKKKIKTIF; encoded by the coding sequence ATGGTTTTTTATTCTACTTCTAGGCAACTTATTGTTAATGTTAAGAATTTTTATTGCGCCATTTTGTATAAGGGATGTGAAAAAATTCAAAAAAATGATATTTTTTTAGGATGGGGAAGAAAGAAATCAGGCTTAAAAGCAATTGAATTGGCAAAAAAAAATAATTCCAGCTTTCTTTTGTTGGAAGATGGTTTTTTGCGTTCTTTGGATTTAGGAGTTGAAAATAGCCCTAGCTTTTCTCTTGTAAAGGATGCTGTTGGTATCTATTATGATGCAACAAGTGAGAGTGAATTAGAGAGAATCTTAAATACTTATGAGTTTGATGATAGGTTTTTGACTGAAGCAAGTTTGGCGATAAAACAGATTAAACACGAAAGGCTTAGTAAGTATAATAATAATCTTTCTATCCCTAAAGACTTTTTTGTAGGAGATGAGAGTCGTATTTTAGTGATTACTCAAGTTGCCAACGATGCTTCTTTAAAATATGGCTTAGCAGATAGCTTTTCTACTTTGGATTTAATTGATGATGCTATTAGGGAAAATCCTACAAGCAGGATTTATATTAAGATTCATCCTGATGTTTTAAGCGGCAAAAAAACAAGCGATATAGATGTTAATATGATTCCTAAAGAGTGCGTTTTATTAAAGGAGAATTATAATCCCATAGAGCTTTTAGGATATTTTAAAAAAGTCTATACTAAGACTTCTGGTATGGGGTTTGAAGCATTGATGATGGGTTGTGAGTGTGTTTGCTATGGTTTGCCATTTTATGCAGGTTGGGGGCTAACACAAGATAAATTGATTTGCAATAGAAGAACAAAAAAGAGAATATTAGAAGAAGTTTTTGCAGCAAGCTATATGCTTTATAGTGAGTATTTTAATCCTTATCTTGGAAAAAAAAGTGATATTTTTGATACGATTAATACTCTAGCAAAATATAAAAAAATAGAACAAAATAATTCTGGAAATTTATATTTTCTTGGTTTTACTTTATGGAAGAGATGGTTTATAAAGCCATTCTTTAAAGCAAAAAATAATAGATTTTTTTTCTTAAATTCTTTAGAAGATTTAGAAAAATATCCATTGACTCAAGTGGATAAATTTTTTATATGGGGCGGGAAATTTGCCAAAGAAGATCTGATAGGAGTATTGCAAAACCTAGGTGTTTATAATTCTGAAGTTTATTTTGTTGAGGATGGTTTTTTGCGTTCTGTGTCTTTGGGATCTGATTTGACAAGACCTTTTTCATTGATTGTTGATAGCAAGGGGTTATATGTTGATCCAAATTTGCCTAGTGATCTTGAAGGTATTTTACAAAATTATAATTTTAATGAGGGGTTAATTGAGCGCGCAAAGTCTCTTAGGGACAATATTGTTCATCATAAGTTTTCAAAATACAATGGTTTGCAACATAAAGATTTGAAAATTAATACTGATAAAAAAATCATATTAATTCCTGCCCAGGTAGAAGATGATGCTTCAATGTTGCTTGGTGGAATGGGATATACGACGCTATTGTTATTGCAAGAAGTCAGGGAAAAAAATCCTGAGGCTTTTATTCTCTATAAGCCCCATCCAGATGTTTCAAGTGGAAATCGTAAAGGCTTGAAGGATAAGAAAATAATTTTAAAATATTGTGATTTTATTTTAGAGAATGTAAGCATAGATAGTGCGATATTGGCTTGTGATGAAGTGCATACAATTACTTCTACGAGTGGATTTGATGCGCTTTTAAGAGAAAAAAAAGTTTTTGTGTATGGTTTGCCATTTTATGCAGGTTGGGGACTAACGCAGGATAAGCATAGAGTTACAAGACGCACTAGAATATTAAAACTTGAAGAGTTGGTTGCTGGAACATTGATAGTTTATCCTAGGTATATTCATCCAAAAAGCAAAAGTTTATGTGAAGTTGAGATTGCTTTAGATATAATGCTAAAAATACAGAGAGATTATTTTTCTAAAATTCATGTGAGACTTTTTGTGGATTTTAGAACTTTTATCTTAAGAAAAATAAGAAGAGTGCTAGAGTTTATTATAAAAAATGGATCTAAGAAAAAAATTAAAACAATTTTCTAA
- the hddC gene encoding D-glycero-D-manno-heptose 1-phosphate guanosyltransferase, whose protein sequence is MQAIVLAGGLGTRLRSIVKEAPKPMAPIGDKPFLAFVLEYLKKQGVDEVVLSVSYKYEVIQDYFKNRFCGINIIYNIEKDLLGTGGAIKDALRFIDDEAYVLNGDTFFDIDLKKLSLEESKICIALKQMKNFDRYGSINIDNQGFVVSFEEKVYKKKGFINGGIYHIKKDIFDNFSLQDKFSFEEFLQENCGRLKVKSKVFDDYFIDIGIPSDYALFVGKYKEEHA, encoded by the coding sequence AGCCTATGGCTCCTATTGGAGATAAGCCATTTTTGGCATTTGTGTTAGAATATCTTAAGAAACAGGGAGTTGATGAAGTTGTTTTAAGTGTCTCTTATAAGTATGAAGTTATACAAGATTATTTTAAAAATAGATTTTGTGGAATTAATATAATTTATAATATAGAAAAAGATCTTCTTGGAACTGGGGGTGCTATAAAAGATGCCTTAAGGTTTATTGATGATGAAGCCTATGTTTTAAATGGTGATACTTTTTTTGATATTGATTTAAAAAAGTTATCTCTAGAAGAAAGTAAGATATGCATAGCTTTAAAGCAAATGAAAAATTTTGATAGATATGGTTCTATAAATATAGACAATCAAGGATTTGTAGTATCTTTTGAGGAAAAAGTTTATAAAAAAAAGGGCTTTATTAATGGCGGTATTTATCATATAAAGAAGGATATTTTTGATAATTTTTCATTGCAAGATAAATTTTCTTTTGAGGAATTTTTGCAAGAAAATTGCGGGCGATTAAAAGTTAAATCTAAGGTATTTGATGATTATTTTATAGATATTGGAATCCCAAGTGATTATGCGTTGTTTGTTGGAAAATATAAGGAGGAGCATGCTTAA